One Meleagris gallopavo isolate NT-WF06-2002-E0010 breed Aviagen turkey brand Nicholas breeding stock chromosome 11, Turkey_5.1, whole genome shotgun sequence genomic region harbors:
- the LOC109369474 gene encoding phosphatidylinositol 3,4,5-trisphosphate 5-phosphatase 1-like: MDQCWYHGNITRSKAEDLLSKVGKDGSFLVRASESIASAYALCVLFRNCVYTYRILPDKEKKLIVQVSHAVNHSVPRRCT, translated from the exons atggATCAGTGCTGGTACCACGGCAACATCACTCGCTCCAAAGCCGAAGACCTGCTCTCCAAAGTAGGCAAGGATGGCAGCTTCCTTGTGCGGGCCAGCGAGTCCATTGCTTCGGCGTATGCACTCTGCGTGCT GTTTCGGAACTGCGTTTATACCTACCGAATTCTGCCtgataaagaaaagaagctgatTGTCCAGGTAAGCCACGCTGTGAATCATTCAGTCCCACGAAGATGCACTTAG
- the NEU2 gene encoding sialidase-2 isoform X1, translating into MASFPVLKQEVLFRNGTWSYRIPALLYLPRFSIILAFAEEREDVVDEHAKLIVMRRGTYSPGRHHVQWSGMETIVSAQLEGHRSMNPCPVYDEVSGNLILFFIAVPGKISEHHQLRTKINLVRLCYVTSMDQGHTWSPVQDITESTISTEYKNWATFAVGPGHGLQLSNEARSLVIPAYAFRILDPKHYPVSYAFCFISSDHGMTWEMGNFVGKQSAGECQVAEIHHCGRDVLYCNARTNKGARIQAVSYNDGVDFEEGQRVEKLVEPPSGCHGSIVAFPPPPDVWCQDSWLLYTHPADPKGRRDLGIYLNKSPLNPAHWTKPSILFKGLCAYSDLQYMGIGPDGSPLFSCLFEYGIHKQCEEIIFVMFTLKQAFPSEF; encoded by the exons TTTCCTGTCCTCAAGCAAGAGGTGTTGTTCCGGAATGGCACGTGGAGCTATCGAATTCCAGCCCTGCTCTACCTGCCACGTTTCAGCATCATCCTGGCATTTGCTGAGGAACGAGAGGATGTGGTGGATGAGCATGCCAAGCTCATAGTGATGCGCAGAGGCACTTACAGCCCAGGCAGACACCATGTTCAG TGGAGCGGCATGGAGACCATTGTCAGTGCACAGCTGGAAGGTCACCGATCCATGAATCCCTGTCCTGTTTATGATGAGGTCTCGGGGAATCTGATCCTGTTCTTCATAGCTGTCCCAGGAAAGATCTCTGAGCACCACCAGCTCAGGACAAAGATCAACCTGGTACGTCTCTGCTATGTCACTAGCATGGACCAAGGACACACGTGGAGCCCCGTCCAGGATATCACCGAGAGTACTATCAGCACAGAGTACAAGAACTGGGCCACTTTTGCAGTGGGACCAGGTCATGGATTACAGCTGTCCAACGAGGCCCGGAGCCTTGTGATTCCTGCCTATGCCTTTCGTATCCTTGACCCTAAGCATTACCCAGTCTCTTACGCCTTCTGCTTCATCAGCTCTGACCATGGGATGACGTGGGAGATGGGGAACTTTGTGGGAAAACAGAGCGCAGGGGAGTGCCAGGTAGCTGAGATACACCACTGTGGCAGGGATGTGCTCTACTGCAACGCGAGGACTAACAAGGGAGCGAGGATCCAGGCTGTCAGCTACAATGACGGGGTGGATTTTGAGGAAGGCCAGCGGGTCGAAAAGCTTGTAGAGCCTCCTTCTGGATGTCATGGAAGTATTGTtgccttccctcctccccctgaTGTCTGGTGCCAAGATAGCTGGTTGCTGTACACTCATCCTGCAGACCCAAAGGGCCGAAGAGATTTAGGAATTTACCTCAACAAAAGCCCTTTAAATCCAGCACACTGGACAAAGCCAAGCATCCTCTTCAAGGGTTTGTGTGCTTACTCAGATCTGCAGTACATGGGGATTGGGCCAGATGGCTCACCCTTGTTCTCTTGCCTCTTTGAATATGGGATCCATAAACAGTGTGAAGAGATAATTTTTGTAATGTTCACTTTGAAGCAAGCCTTCCCTTCTGAGTTCTGA
- the NEU2 gene encoding sialidase-2 isoform X2, whose amino-acid sequence MFRYQLWSGMETIVSAQLEGHRSMNPCPVYDEVSGNLILFFIAVPGKISEHHQLRTKINLVRLCYVTSMDQGHTWSPVQDITESTISTEYKNWATFAVGPGHGLQLSNEARSLVIPAYAFRILDPKHYPVSYAFCFISSDHGMTWEMGNFVGKQSAGECQVAEIHHCGRDVLYCNARTNKGARIQAVSYNDGVDFEEGQRVEKLVEPPSGCHGSIVAFPPPPDVWCQDSWLLYTHPADPKGRRDLGIYLNKSPLNPAHWTKPSILFKGLCAYSDLQYMGIGPDGSPLFSCLFEYGIHKQCEEIIFVMFTLKQAFPSEF is encoded by the exons ATGTTCAGGTACCAGTTG TGGAGCGGCATGGAGACCATTGTCAGTGCACAGCTGGAAGGTCACCGATCCATGAATCCCTGTCCTGTTTATGATGAGGTCTCGGGGAATCTGATCCTGTTCTTCATAGCTGTCCCAGGAAAGATCTCTGAGCACCACCAGCTCAGGACAAAGATCAACCTGGTACGTCTCTGCTATGTCACTAGCATGGACCAAGGACACACGTGGAGCCCCGTCCAGGATATCACCGAGAGTACTATCAGCACAGAGTACAAGAACTGGGCCACTTTTGCAGTGGGACCAGGTCATGGATTACAGCTGTCCAACGAGGCCCGGAGCCTTGTGATTCCTGCCTATGCCTTTCGTATCCTTGACCCTAAGCATTACCCAGTCTCTTACGCCTTCTGCTTCATCAGCTCTGACCATGGGATGACGTGGGAGATGGGGAACTTTGTGGGAAAACAGAGCGCAGGGGAGTGCCAGGTAGCTGAGATACACCACTGTGGCAGGGATGTGCTCTACTGCAACGCGAGGACTAACAAGGGAGCGAGGATCCAGGCTGTCAGCTACAATGACGGGGTGGATTTTGAGGAAGGCCAGCGGGTCGAAAAGCTTGTAGAGCCTCCTTCTGGATGTCATGGAAGTATTGTtgccttccctcctccccctgaTGTCTGGTGCCAAGATAGCTGGTTGCTGTACACTCATCCTGCAGACCCAAAGGGCCGAAGAGATTTAGGAATTTACCTCAACAAAAGCCCTTTAAATCCAGCACACTGGACAAAGCCAAGCATCCTCTTCAAGGGTTTGTGTGCTTACTCAGATCTGCAGTACATGGGGATTGGGCCAGATGGCTCACCCTTGTTCTCTTGCCTCTTTGAATATGGGATCCATAAACAGTGTGAAGAGATAATTTTTGTAATGTTCACTTTGAAGCAAGCCTTCCCTTCTGAGTTCTGA